One Pseudomonas sp. HOU2 genomic window carries:
- a CDS encoding transposase: MTILTSQTVVGIDIAKAEIVVYRADLETIEAVKNDRAALKRWLKTLPAQSAIAVEATNIYHLETVDLAHAMGHQVYVVDAYRVSHYRRGVGQRAKNDPCDARVLARYLTNEQSKLRLWNPPPKAYTVLKSLLHRRATLIQNHTGLMLSWADEPLLKKERTAQQKAFERSDKVIQNLLRKVSKEAGIDENIGRCKAIEGVGELTATGLATTYMRGDFANSDAFIAFLGMDLTVDDSGKKNGPRFLSKKGDPEIRRLAYNAAMAACRSTKWKPFYESYLARGFSKTQALVALARKLCRVAFALMKNQGEYRSV, encoded by the coding sequence ATGACAATCCTTACTTCGCAGACGGTTGTTGGTATCGATATCGCCAAGGCCGAAATCGTTGTCTATCGCGCCGACCTGGAAACCATTGAAGCGGTCAAGAATGATCGTGCCGCCCTCAAACGTTGGCTCAAAACTCTGCCCGCGCAAAGCGCTATCGCTGTCGAAGCCACCAATATCTACCATTTGGAGACTGTTGATCTGGCTCATGCGATGGGACATCAGGTCTATGTGGTGGATGCTTATCGAGTCAGCCACTATCGTCGCGGTGTCGGTCAGCGAGCCAAAAATGATCCATGCGATGCACGCGTGCTCGCACGCTATCTGACGAATGAACAAAGCAAACTGCGGCTTTGGAACCCGCCTCCTAAAGCCTACACCGTACTGAAAAGCTTGCTGCACAGACGCGCGACGCTGATTCAGAACCATACGGGTCTGATGTTGAGCTGGGCCGATGAACCCTTGCTGAAGAAAGAACGTACGGCTCAGCAAAAGGCATTCGAGCGATCCGACAAGGTCATTCAAAACCTGCTGCGCAAAGTCAGCAAAGAGGCCGGTATTGATGAGAATATTGGCCGCTGCAAAGCAATCGAGGGCGTGGGAGAGTTGACTGCGACTGGGTTGGCAACGACCTATATGCGCGGTGACTTTGCCAACAGCGACGCGTTCATCGCGTTTTTGGGTATGGATCTGACGGTGGACGATTCGGGGAAAAAGAACGGCCCGAGGTTCCTGAGCAAAAAAGGAGATCCGGAGATCCGTCGATTAGCCTACAACGCCGCAATGGCGGCGTGTCGCTCAACCAAGTGGAAGCCTTTTTACGAGTCTTACCTGGCCAGAGGCTTCTCGAAAACACAGGCATTGGTAGCTCTTGCTCGCAAGCTCTGCCGAGTGGCATTCGCCCTGATGAAGAATCAGGGCGAATACCGATCAGTTTGA
- the hmpA gene encoding NO-inducible flavohemoprotein: MLSVQDRAIVKSTVPLLESGGEALITHFYRMMLSEYPEVRPLFNQAHQASGDQPRALANGVLMYARHIDQLDQLGDLVAKIINKHVALQILPEHYPIVGTCLLRAISEVLGDEIATPEVMSAWGAAYGQLAEILIGAEAAIYDQKEQAVGGWRGAREFIVVDKVEESAEIISFYFEPADKGPILAAEPGQYIGMKLFLDGEEVRRNYSLSALANKGQYRISVKREPGGRASNHLHDQLHVGASIQLFPPSGEFTLTASDKPLVLISGGVGITPTLAMLEAALQTERPVHFIHCARNGSVHAFRDWIDGLAARHPQLKRFYCYAEDDGVSPAADRIGILSQEQLGEWLPAQRDVDAYFLGPKGFMGAIKRHLKALGVPEQQSRYEFFGPAAALE; this comes from the coding sequence ATGCTTAGCGTCCAGGATCGTGCCATCGTCAAATCCACAGTGCCTCTGCTGGAAAGCGGTGGTGAAGCGCTGATCACCCACTTCTACCGCATGATGCTCTCTGAATATCCTGAGGTTCGCCCGCTGTTCAACCAGGCGCACCAGGCCAGTGGCGATCAGCCGCGTGCGTTGGCTAACGGCGTGTTGATGTACGCCCGACACATCGATCAGCTCGACCAGTTGGGCGATCTGGTGGCGAAGATCATCAACAAGCACGTAGCCCTGCAGATTCTCCCGGAGCACTACCCGATTGTCGGCACCTGCCTGCTGCGGGCCATTTCCGAAGTGCTCGGCGACGAGATCGCCACTCCGGAAGTGATGAGCGCGTGGGGTGCCGCTTACGGGCAACTCGCCGAGATCCTGATTGGCGCCGAAGCCGCGATTTACGACCAGAAAGAACAAGCGGTCGGCGGCTGGCGCGGGGCGCGGGAGTTCATCGTGGTGGACAAGGTCGAGGAGAGCGCGGAAATCATCTCGTTCTACTTCGAGCCTGCGGACAAAGGTCCGATCCTTGCTGCAGAGCCGGGTCAGTACATCGGCATGAAGCTGTTCCTCGACGGAGAAGAAGTCCGTCGCAATTACTCGCTGTCGGCACTGGCCAATAAAGGTCAGTACCGCATCAGCGTCAAACGCGAACCGGGTGGTCGTGCGTCCAACCACTTGCATGATCAACTGCACGTCGGCGCGAGCATTCAGCTGTTCCCGCCATCGGGCGAGTTCACCCTGACTGCCAGCGACAAGCCGTTGGTGCTGATCAGTGGTGGCGTTGGCATTACCCCAACTCTGGCGATGCTCGAAGCGGCGCTGCAAACCGAGCGCCCGGTGCATTTTATTCACTGCGCGCGCAACGGCAGCGTGCATGCGTTCCGCGACTGGATCGATGGGTTGGCGGCGCGTCATCCACAGCTCAAGCGCTTCTATTGCTACGCCGAGGATGACGGCGTGAGCCCGGCGGCGGACAGGATCGGGATCCTCAGTCAGGAGCAGTTGGGCGAATGGCTGCCGGCGCAACGGGATGTCGACGCTTATTTCCTTGGGCCGAAAGGGTTCATGGGGGCGATCAAGCGGCATCTGAAAGCGCTGGGTGTGCCGGAGCAGCAGAGCCGTTATGAGTTTTTCGGGCCGGCGGCGGCTTTGGAATAA
- the norR gene encoding nitric oxide reductase transcriptional regulator NorR, whose amino-acid sequence MTAKSLLTALLPLVADLSRELPEGERYRRLLEAMRALLPCDAAALLRLDGEWLVPLAVDGLSTDTLGRRFKVSEHPRFEILLDGAGPTRFAADSDLPDPYDGLVDGLGDHLEVHDCLGCPLFVDEKLWGLITLDALDPERFEPIELDALQAFASLASATVNAAERIERLALRAEDEHQRAEVYRQASGQQQREMIGQSRAHKRLVEEINLVGGSDLTVLITGETGVGKELVAQAIHAASPRADKPIISLNCAALPDTLVESELFGHVRGAFTGATSDRRGKFELANGGTLFLDEVGELSLTVQAKLLRVLQSGQLQRLGSDKEHQVDVRLIAATNRDLAEEVRSGRYRADFYHRLSVYPLRVPALRDRGRDVLLLSGFFLEQNRSRMGLNSLRLSSDAQDALLAYTWPGNVRELEHLIGRSALKALGNCKVRPKILSLSAADLDLPREVVDNSPAPVAEVPAMPLISGDLRSATEQYQRQLISAALERHQDSWASAARELGLDRANLGRMAKRLGMR is encoded by the coding sequence ATGACCGCCAAATCCCTGCTTACCGCTTTGCTTCCACTGGTCGCCGACCTGTCCCGCGAACTGCCGGAAGGCGAGCGCTATCGACGCCTGCTCGAAGCCATGCGCGCCCTGCTGCCGTGCGATGCCGCCGCGTTGCTGCGCCTGGACGGCGAATGGCTGGTGCCGCTGGCGGTGGACGGTTTGAGCACCGACACCCTCGGCCGGCGCTTCAAGGTCAGCGAACATCCCCGTTTCGAGATCCTGCTGGACGGCGCCGGACCGACCCGGTTCGCCGCCGACAGCGACTTGCCCGACCCGTATGACGGCTTGGTCGATGGACTGGGCGATCATCTGGAAGTGCACGACTGCCTCGGTTGCCCGCTGTTCGTCGATGAAAAACTCTGGGGCCTGATCACCCTCGACGCCCTCGACCCGGAGCGTTTCGAGCCGATCGAACTCGACGCCCTGCAAGCCTTCGCCAGCCTCGCCTCGGCCACGGTCAACGCCGCCGAACGTATCGAACGCCTGGCGCTGCGTGCCGAAGACGAACACCAACGCGCCGAGGTCTACCGGCAGGCCAGCGGTCAGCAGCAGCGCGAAATGATCGGCCAGAGCAGGGCGCACAAACGTCTGGTGGAGGAAATCAATCTGGTCGGCGGCAGCGACCTGACCGTGCTGATCACCGGCGAAACCGGGGTCGGCAAGGAACTGGTGGCGCAGGCGATCCACGCCGCCTCCCCGCGTGCGGACAAACCGATCATCAGTCTCAACTGCGCCGCCCTGCCCGACACCCTGGTCGAGAGCGAACTGTTCGGCCACGTGCGCGGTGCCTTCACCGGCGCCACCAGCGACCGCCGCGGCAAGTTCGAACTGGCCAATGGCGGCACGCTGTTTCTCGATGAAGTCGGCGAACTGTCGCTGACCGTGCAGGCCAAGTTGCTACGGGTGCTGCAAAGTGGTCAGTTGCAGCGGCTCGGCTCGGACAAGGAACATCAGGTCGATGTGCGCCTGATCGCCGCGACCAACCGCGATCTGGCCGAAGAAGTGCGCAGCGGCCGCTACCGCGCCGACTTCTATCACCGCCTGAGCGTGTACCCGCTGCGAGTGCCGGCGTTGCGTGATCGCGGGCGCGACGTATTGTTGCTCAGCGGCTTCTTTCTGGAACAGAACCGCTCGCGCATGGGCCTCAACAGCCTGCGCCTGAGCAGCGACGCTCAGGACGCGCTGCTCGCCTACACTTGGCCGGGCAACGTGCGTGAACTGGAACACTTGATTGGCCGCAGCGCGCTGAAAGCGCTGGGCAACTGCAAGGTACGGCCGAAGATTCTCAGTTTGAGCGCGGCGGATCTGGATCTGCCGCGCGAGGTTGTGGATAACTCGCCCGCGCCGGTTGCCGAGGTGCCCGCGATGCCGTTGATCAGCGGCGATCTGCGCAGCGCCACCGAGCAATATCAGCGGCAGTTGATCAGTGCTGCGCTTGAGCGTCATCAGGATAGCTGGGCGAGTGCGGCGCGGGAGTTGGGGCTGGACCGGGCGAATCTGGGGCGGATGGCTAAACGCCTTGGAATGAGATAG
- a CDS encoding chemotaxis protein, giving the protein MSSTKARADSLSLLLFTLRSGKLMAINLLKVSEIIPCPPLTKMPESHPHIKGIATLRGASLSVIDLSRAIGERPLEDPNGGCLIVTDVSRSKQGLHVQAVSKIVHCLTTDIKPPPFGSGGSRAYITGVTSVDGTLVQVLDIEKVIHSIAPAQIEMAPTDLSMEDAEVLGNARILVVDDSQVALQQSVHTLRNLGLQCHTARSAKEAIDCLLDLQGTAQQINLIVSDIEMSEMDGYAFTRTLRETPDFAHLYVLLHTSLDSAMNSEKARLAGANAVLTKFSSPELTQRLIEAAKHVAANGH; this is encoded by the coding sequence ATGTCTTCCACCAAAGCCCGCGCAGATTCACTTTCGCTTCTGCTGTTTACCTTGCGCAGCGGCAAGCTGATGGCGATCAACCTGCTGAAAGTCAGTGAAATCATCCCGTGCCCGCCGCTGACCAAAATGCCCGAGTCGCATCCGCACATCAAAGGCATCGCCACCCTGCGCGGCGCATCGCTGTCGGTGATCGACCTCAGCCGTGCCATCGGCGAGCGACCGCTGGAAGACCCCAACGGCGGCTGCCTGATCGTCACTGACGTTAGCCGCTCCAAGCAGGGTCTGCATGTGCAGGCGGTGAGCAAAATCGTCCATTGCCTGACCACCGACATCAAGCCGCCGCCGTTCGGCTCCGGCGGCTCGCGCGCCTACATCACTGGCGTGACCTCGGTCGACGGCACCCTGGTACAAGTGCTGGACATCGAGAAAGTCATCCACAGCATCGCCCCGGCGCAAATCGAAATGGCCCCGACCGACCTGAGCATGGAAGACGCCGAAGTGCTCGGCAACGCACGGATTCTGGTGGTCGACGACAGCCAGGTGGCGCTGCAGCAATCGGTGCACACCCTGCGCAACCTCGGCCTGCAATGCCACACCGCGCGCAGTGCCAAGGAAGCCATCGACTGCCTGCTGGATCTGCAAGGCACCGCGCAACAGATCAACCTGATCGTCTCCGACATCGAAATGTCCGAGATGGACGGCTACGCCTTCACCCGCACCCTGCGCGAGACGCCGGACTTCGCCCACCTCTACGTGCTGCTGCATACCTCGCTCGACAGCGCGATGAACAGCGAAAAGGCCCGACTGGCCGGGGCCAACGCGGTGCTGACCAAGTTCTCCTCGCCGGAACTGACCCAACGTCTGATCGAAGCGGCCAAACACGTCGCGGCCAACGGTCACTGA
- a CDS encoding N-acetyltransferase: MRRDLRQGVPAIHWPEGIELSTYRPELAATVHQLMQLGYREGGGRVPALEEWQQRFESDAEYDPQLCWIATDAGGVVGLAQCWTSSYIKNLVVHPRAHGRGLGRALLLNAFKVFQQRREGFVDLKVLEDNLRAQRLYESAGMFVVRREIVPD, translated from the coding sequence ATGCGGCGCGACCTTCGCCAAGGCGTGCCGGCCATCCACTGGCCGGAAGGTATTGAGCTGAGCACTTATCGTCCGGAACTGGCGGCGACCGTGCATCAGCTGATGCAACTCGGCTACCGCGAAGGCGGTGGTCGCGTGCCGGCGCTGGAGGAGTGGCAACAGCGGTTTGAAAGCGATGCCGAATACGATCCCCAGCTGTGCTGGATTGCCACGGACGCTGGGGGCGTGGTTGGTTTGGCGCAATGCTGGACCAGTTCCTATATCAAAAATCTGGTAGTGCATCCGCGCGCTCATGGTCGTGGACTGGGTCGAGCGCTGCTGCTGAATGCATTCAAGGTGTTTCAGCAACGCCGCGAAGGTTTTGTCGATTTGAAGGTGCTGGAAGACAACCTGCGGGCGCAGCGGTTGTATGAAAGTGCCGGGATGTTTGTGGTTCGCCGGGAAATCGTGCCGGACTGA
- a CDS encoding YkgJ family cysteine cluster protein, producing MNTTFSCVGCGKCCTDHHVPLTLAEARMWAADGGQVIVLVEAFLGNGLGLPAQQREHAERRSLVVRSGTAEAHVAITFAAYNVGRCRNLDEENLCRIYERRPLVCRIYPAEINPHIPLNPAAKDCPPESWQQGPLLIVGGELVDQELLELIQRSRQADRDDIRIKDAICAALGIRTTALKGDGFTAYLPQMDAFAAVIDQVAAQPLNTESSEWLFHLSGDDVAGQLVAAGAQVVTEPAQTYAFISLRAA from the coding sequence ATGAATACGACGTTTTCCTGCGTTGGCTGCGGCAAATGCTGCACCGACCACCATGTGCCCCTGACCCTCGCCGAAGCCCGCATGTGGGCGGCGGATGGCGGTCAGGTGATCGTGCTGGTGGAGGCTTTTCTGGGCAACGGCCTGGGCCTGCCGGCGCAGCAGCGTGAACACGCCGAGCGGCGTTCGCTGGTGGTGCGCAGCGGCACGGCCGAGGCCCACGTGGCCATCACCTTCGCCGCGTACAACGTCGGGCGCTGCCGGAATCTTGACGAAGAAAACCTGTGCCGCATTTACGAACGCCGGCCATTGGTGTGCAGGATTTATCCGGCGGAAATCAACCCGCACATCCCGCTCAATCCAGCCGCCAAGGATTGCCCGCCAGAGTCGTGGCAACAGGGGCCGCTGCTGATTGTCGGAGGGGAGTTGGTCGATCAGGAACTGCTGGAGCTGATCCAGCGCTCGCGCCAGGCTGATCGCGATGACATCCGTATCAAGGATGCGATCTGCGCGGCGCTGGGGATTCGCACCACGGCGCTCAAGGGCGACGGGTTTACCGCGTATTTGCCGCAGATGGACGCGTTCGCGGCCGTGATCGATCAGGTTGCAGCACAGCCACTGAATACAGAATCCAGTGAATGGTTGTTTCATCTGTCCGGTGACGACGTTGCCGGGCAATTGGTGGCGGCCGGCGCACAGGTGGTGACGGAGCCGGCGCAGACGTACGCGTTTATTTCGTTGCGGGCGGCTTGA
- a CDS encoding PAS domain-containing methyl-accepting chemotaxis protein, giving the protein MKINLPVTGRNVDVALDANILSTTDLTSAITYANEDFIRISGYSRDELLGTPHNLLRHPDMPAQAFAHMWQTLKGGRSWMGLVKNRCKNGDHYWVSAYVTPVTQNGVAVEYQSVRTRPDARQVAAAERAYAQLRGESKGRRALPGLGLRGKVTASASALLGLVLGIEAWLRPESAWIDGVLFVCGSSLCALGVRWILRPLERLSERARQVADNPLSQSIYTGRRDEIGQIEFALQMLEAQVGAVVGRIGDASQQLAGHAAQLVDHLQSSHSSSLAQQAETDQVAAAIHQMAASVAQVASHAQQASVAADMAGTETREGHLLVGESRSAVLRLAEELRRATEVIHQLEGHSSEISGVLEVIRSIAEQTNLLALNAAIEAARAGDAGRGFAVVADEVRGLAQRTQQSTNEIQRMISTLQNGARDAVLVMQQSSEHVDNSVEQAQRAARALDGISERVEQITEMSLQIAAAVEQQSAVSEDINRNIVSIRTASELTVDEGRQSQRNSEDVAGLAGDLRLLAREFWGRRQVRD; this is encoded by the coding sequence ATGAAGATCAATCTCCCGGTAACCGGCCGTAACGTCGATGTGGCGCTGGATGCGAACATTCTTTCGACCACCGATCTGACCAGCGCGATCACCTACGCCAACGAAGACTTCATCAGAATCAGCGGTTACAGCCGCGACGAATTGCTCGGCACCCCGCACAACCTGCTGCGCCACCCGGACATGCCGGCGCAGGCGTTTGCGCATATGTGGCAGACACTCAAGGGCGGGCGCTCGTGGATGGGGCTGGTGAAGAATCGCTGCAAGAACGGCGATCACTACTGGGTCAGCGCGTATGTCACGCCGGTGACGCAGAACGGCGTGGCGGTGGAGTATCAGTCGGTGCGCACCCGGCCTGATGCGCGGCAGGTGGCGGCGGCTGAGCGGGCGTATGCGCAATTGCGCGGTGAGTCGAAGGGGCGGCGGGCGCTGCCCGGGCTTGGTTTGCGCGGCAAGGTCACGGCGTCGGCCAGTGCTTTGCTGGGGCTGGTGCTGGGGATTGAAGCCTGGTTGCGCCCGGAGTCGGCGTGGATCGACGGGGTGCTGTTTGTCTGCGGCAGTAGCCTTTGTGCGTTGGGTGTGCGCTGGATCTTGCGGCCGCTGGAGCGGCTGAGCGAACGGGCGCGGCAGGTCGCGGACAATCCGTTGAGTCAGAGCATTTACACCGGGCGCCGCGATGAAATCGGCCAGATCGAATTCGCCCTGCAGATGCTCGAAGCGCAGGTCGGCGCGGTGGTCGGGCGTATCGGTGATGCGTCGCAGCAGTTGGCCGGGCACGCGGCGCAATTGGTCGATCATCTGCAAAGCAGCCACAGCAGTTCGCTGGCGCAACAGGCCGAAACCGATCAGGTGGCGGCGGCGATTCATCAGATGGCCGCCAGCGTCGCGCAGGTTGCCAGCCATGCGCAGCAGGCGTCGGTGGCGGCGGATATGGCCGGGACGGAAACCCGAGAAGGGCATTTGCTGGTGGGCGAGAGTCGCAGCGCGGTGCTGCGTCTGGCCGAAGAACTGCGACGGGCGACCGAGGTGATTCATCAGCTCGAAGGCCACAGCAGCGAGATTTCCGGGGTGCTGGAGGTGATCCGCAGCATCGCCGAGCAGACCAATCTGCTGGCGCTCAACGCGGCGATCGAGGCCGCACGGGCCGGGGATGCCGGGCGCGGCTTCGCGGTGGTAGCCGATGAGGTGCGCGGGCTGGCGCAGCGCACGCAGCAGTCGACCAATGAGATTCAGCGGATGATCAGCACCCTGCAGAACGGCGCGCGGGATGCGGTGCTGGTGATGCAGCAGAGCAGCGAGCATGTGGATAACAGCGTCGAACAGGCCCAGCGCGCGGCGCGGGCGCTGGACGGGATCAGTGAGCGGGTCGAGCAGATCACCGAAATGAGCCTGCAGATTGCCGCAGCGGTGGAGCAGCAGAGCGCGGTGAGCGAAGACATTAATCGCAACATCGTCAGCATCCGCACGGCGTCGGAATTGACGGTGGATGAAGGGCGGCAGAGTCAGCGCAATTCGGAAGATGTGGCGGGGCTGGCGGGGGATTTGCGGTTGTTGGCGCGGGAGTTCTGGGGGCGGCGGCAGGTTCGGGATTGA
- a CDS encoding DUF6124 family protein produces MDKLIPDPPPEPKTPLAEAIRAEDLAQNREAIKRALDFYLCPQPAQPRQPSTMFLVNPAIDTETLLAHAYESLASVSAMASNFANELGGPQRSTALAIQQIVMLAELAVNRALDRVDPRT; encoded by the coding sequence ATGGATAAACTGATTCCAGACCCACCCCCCGAACCTAAAACCCCACTCGCCGAAGCCATCCGCGCAGAAGACCTCGCCCAAAACCGCGAAGCCATCAAACGCGCGCTCGACTTCTACCTCTGTCCGCAACCCGCCCAGCCGCGACAGCCAAGCACAATGTTTCTGGTCAACCCAGCTATCGACACCGAAACCCTGCTCGCCCACGCCTACGAATCGTTGGCCTCTGTCAGTGCCATGGCCAGCAATTTCGCCAATGAACTCGGTGGTCCGCAACGCAGCACGGCGTTGGCGATCCAGCAGATCGTCATGCTCGCCGAACTGGCGGTGAATCGGGCGCTGGATAGGGTTGATCCACGCACTTGA
- a CDS encoding efflux RND transporter periplasmic adaptor subunit — translation MRIKKNQALLALVIALAAAGAWWAMKPAPTKLATPTAIPVRVVTVSEKDVPRYTSGIGSVLSLHSVVVRPQVDGILTKILVKEGQLVKAGDLLATIDDRSIRASLDQARAQLGESQAQLQVALVNLKRYKLLSVDDGVSKQTYDQQQALVNQLKATAQGNQASIDSAQVQLSYTQIRSPVTGRVGIRTVNEGNFLRMTDTAGLFTVTQIDPIAVEFSLPQQMLPTLQGLINDPQRAQVKAYIGADTDGETGNLLGEGHLTLIDNQINANTGTIRAKAEFDNASQKLWPGLLVTVKIQTALDKDALVVPPTVVQRGLDQHFVYRVNGDKVEAVQVQMVYQGSGQDIIKGVKAGDQLVSDGQSRLKPGSTVQVMTEPPQVVQAEPKP, via the coding sequence ATGCGAATCAAGAAAAACCAAGCCCTACTAGCCCTAGTGATCGCCCTGGCCGCCGCAGGCGCATGGTGGGCAATGAAACCCGCCCCGACCAAACTGGCCACCCCGACCGCCATCCCGGTTCGCGTCGTCACCGTCAGCGAAAAAGACGTCCCCCGCTACACCAGTGGCATCGGCTCCGTACTCTCATTACACAGCGTCGTAGTACGCCCACAAGTCGACGGCATCCTCACCAAAATCCTCGTCAAGGAAGGCCAACTCGTCAAAGCCGGCGACCTGCTCGCCACCATCGACGACCGCTCGATCCGCGCCAGCCTCGACCAGGCCCGAGCGCAACTGGGCGAAAGCCAGGCGCAATTGCAGGTCGCCCTGGTCAACCTCAAGCGCTACAAACTGCTCAGCGTCGACGACGGCGTCTCCAAGCAGACCTACGACCAGCAGCAGGCACTGGTCAACCAACTGAAAGCCACCGCCCAGGGCAACCAGGCCTCGATTGACTCGGCGCAGGTACAACTTTCCTACACGCAGATTCGCTCCCCGGTCACCGGCCGCGTCGGTATTCGTACAGTCAATGAAGGCAACTTCCTGCGCATGACCGACACCGCCGGCCTGTTCACCGTGACCCAGATCGACCCGATCGCCGTCGAGTTCTCGCTGCCCCAGCAAATGCTGCCGACCCTGCAGGGCTTGATCAACGATCCGCAGCGTGCGCAGGTCAAGGCCTACATCGGCGCCGACACCGACGGCGAAACCGGCAACCTGCTCGGCGAAGGTCACCTGACCCTGATCGACAACCAGATCAACGCCAACACCGGCACCATCCGCGCCAAGGCCGAATTCGACAACGCCAGCCAGAAACTCTGGCCGGGCCTATTGGTGACGGTAAAAATTCAGACGGCGCTGGACAAGGATGCGCTGGTGGTGCCGCCCACCGTCGTACAGCGCGGTCTCGATCAACACTTCGTCTATCGCGTGAATGGCGACAAGGTCGAAGCCGTACAAGTGCAGATGGTTTATCAGGGCAGCGGGCAGGACATCATCAAAGGCGTGAAGGCCGGCGATCAGTTGGTCAGTGACGGCCAGTCGCGGCTCAAACCCGGTTCGACCGTGCAGGTCATGACCGAACCGCCGCAGGTGGTGCAAGCGGAGCCGAAACCATGA